The following are encoded together in the Mumia sp. Pv4-285 genome:
- a CDS encoding LuxR C-terminal-related transcriptional regulator: MFRTGVRAELGSTVRIVAEAGDVDEAVRAVEEHRPDVVLLDVHLPGGGGAEVLRRVATRYPDTKFLALSVSDAAEDVIGVIRAGARGYVTKNITGDELVDAIRRVSGGDAVFSPRLAGFVLDAFAGTIEVAQVDSDLDRLTEREREVMRLIARGYAYKEVAKELFISVKTVETHVSSVLRKLQLSSRHELTRWASDRRLI; this comes from the coding sequence ATGTTCCGGACCGGCGTGCGCGCCGAGCTGGGGAGCACGGTCCGGATCGTCGCCGAGGCCGGTGACGTCGACGAGGCGGTCCGGGCGGTGGAGGAGCACCGCCCCGACGTCGTGCTGCTCGACGTCCACCTGCCGGGCGGCGGTGGCGCCGAGGTCCTGCGGCGGGTCGCGACGCGCTACCCCGACACCAAGTTCCTCGCCCTGTCGGTCAGCGACGCGGCCGAGGACGTCATCGGCGTGATCCGCGCCGGTGCCCGTGGCTACGTCACCAAGAACATCACCGGCGACGAGCTGGTCGACGCGATCCGGCGGGTCTCCGGGGGCGACGCCGTGTTCTCGCCCCGGCTCGCCGGGTTCGTTCTCGACGCGTTCGCGGGGACGATCGAGGTCGCGCAGGTCGACTCCGACCTCGACCGGCTCACCGAGCGCGAACGCGAGGTGATGCGGCTGATCGCGCGCGGCTACGCCTACAAGGAGGTCGCGAAGGAGCTCTTCATCTCGGTGAAGACCGTCGAGACCCACGTGTCGTCGGTGCTGCGCAAGCTCCAGCTGTCGAGCCGCCACGAGCTGACCCGCTGGGCCAGCGACCGTCGCCTGATCTGA